In a genomic window of Styela clava chromosome 11, kaStyClav1.hap1.2, whole genome shotgun sequence:
- the LOC120347674 gene encoding uncharacterized protein LOC120347674, whose protein sequence is MPVMKFRMIMNIMLIVLSSIILETSEGKRLYCYQGGESIGSSTAKPSTEPSSWSSWSTWNPEDGPKRFSKDMCCENKEISSEKHTCCMGAKVLKKHFKCCVSGIYVHKSASCECTPPTDWLNKEIKNIGELAVKSKQLNLSLQKQKEKLEILKKLEEQLRRDLKVILNRFDENDELRIVHSLVKCLHEKEADNIFKDKGIKELEDKSLIQRELSKIRSFFKRQRGFSFISNRMDDVSKESDDVARCWNNDKNEPSEKLLIWGFGNMFGPSTTPPPEAPVGISDSAKQVIHEDLEKTENKLDERIRNLIEISLVVEKIENEIKVLSQMEGVFIRSFTESKKVEDELVAAEQEFDDGLPIISRAARSVNYLEHRNKREVAVSAKPCNISGWQYTVQKTQELLQTAEEKIVSIDVFN, encoded by the exons ATGCCAGTGATGAAATTCCGAATGATAATGAATATCATGCTGATAGTTTTGTCTAGTATCATACTGGAAACGAGTGAAGGGAAGCGTCTCTACTGCTATCAAG GAGGCGAATCGATCGGTTCGAGCACCGCTAAACCATCTACAGAACCATCTTCATGGTCTTCATGGTCAACCTGGAATCCTGAAGACGGACCGAAAAGATTTTCGAAAGATATGTGTtgtgaaaataaagaaatttcatccgaaAAGCATACTTGTTGTATGGGTGCAAAAGTactgaaaaaacattttaaatgttGTGTTTCTGGTATCTACGTTCACAAGTCCGCCAGTTG TGAGTGTACGCCCCCGACTGATTGGTTGAATAAAGAGATCAAAAACATTGGGGAGCTAGCTGTGAAGTCCAAACAACTCAATCTTTCTCTTCAAAAGCAGAAAGAAAAACTTGAAAT tCTTAAAAAATTAGAAGAACAACTAAGAAGAGACCTTAAAGTTATATTGAATAGATTTGACGAAAATGATGAGCTTCGCATCGTTCATAGTCTG GTAAAATGTTTGCATGAGAAAGAAGCTGACAATATTTTCAAAGATAAGGGAATAAAGGAGTTGGAAGACAAAAGTTTAATTCAACGAGAGCTATCAAAAATAAGGTCATTTTTCAAGCGGCAAAGAGGATTTTCATTCATCAGCAATAGAATGGACGACGTATCAAAAGAATCAGATGACGTTGCTCGGTGCTGGAATAACGACAAAAACGAGCCATCAGAAAAACTGCTTATCTGGGGATTTGGAAATATG tttggtcCATCAACGACTCCACCGCCAGAGGCACCAGTTGGTATATCCGACAGCGCAAAACAGGTTATTCACGAAGATTTGGAGAAGACGGAAAACAAATTAGATGAAAGAATAAGGAATCTTATTGAGATCAGTCTGGTTGTGGAAAAAATTGAGAACGAAATAAAAGTTCTTTCACAAATGGAAGGAGTATTTATTCGCTCTTTCACGGAATCTAAGAAAGTTGAAGACGAACTGGTAGCAGCGGAACAGGAATTCGATGACGGCCTACCCATAATTTCACGTGCAGCGCGTTCAGTAAACTATTTGGAACACAGAAACAAAAGAGAAGTTGCCGTTTCTGCAAAGCCGTGCAACATTAGCGGATGGCAATATACAGTACAAAAAACACAAGAGCTTTTACAGACAGCGGAAGAGAAAATTGTTAGTATTGAtgtatttaattaa
- the LOC120347544 gene encoding uncharacterized protein LOC120347544 encodes MHNRGGEFGRVEARELVNSMKERAMSGKESLEDIYNRSIAKESLTEEGLVSLVTKQAIKAAMRRVRRKKHLCNLTGCEERPQQDEDTPLDLSMKSKHREQRDGKQSKGSVVKHLK; translated from the exons ATGCACAACCGCGGAGGAGAATTCGGACGAGTTGAGGCAAGAGAGCTAGTGAATAG TATGAAAGAAAGAGCAATGAGCGGCAAAGAGTCATTGGAAGATATTTATAACAGATCAATAGCAAAAGAATCGTTAACCGAAGAAGGTTTAGTTTCTCTGGTCACTAAGCAAGCAATAAAAGCAGCAATGCGAAGAGTTCGGAGAAAGAAGCACCTG TGCAACCTCACAGGCTGCGAAGAACGGCCACAACAGGATGAAGACACTCCTCTAGATCTCTCGATGAAATCAAAACATCGGGAACAACGCGATGGCAAACAAAGCAAAGGATCGGTCGTCAAACATTTGAAATAA